A region from the Vicia villosa cultivar HV-30 ecotype Madison, WI linkage group LG3, Vvil1.0, whole genome shotgun sequence genome encodes:
- the LOC131655538 gene encoding probable WRKY transcription factor 12, translating to MMSTTNIANHHSLFDEEHQDHEIPMQMGFNIPFPPNMTLPPLGNCHDQSLKGISAIITPEATTFAETLLATPVQKQREFEDLASGFGGGVGQNLDLNRSRMNSWVWGEVSDCWMGKRNNGGDDHNHIGVSAAIKMKKMKGRRKVREPRFCFKTMSDVDVLDDGYKWRKYGQKVVKNTQHPRSYYRCTQDTCRVKKRVERLAEDPRMVITTYEGRHAHSPSNELEESQTQSELANFFW from the exons ATGATGTCTACAACCAATATTGCTAACCACCACAGTTTGTTTGATGAAGAACATCAAGATCATGAGATCCCTATGCAGATGGGATTCAATATTCCTTTCCCTCCAAACATGACTTTACCTCCTTTAGGTAATTGCCATGATCAATCTTTGAAAGGTATCAGTGCAATAATAACTCCTGAAGCTACAACGTTTGCTGAAACATTACTAGCAACACCTGTTCAAAAACAAAGAGAATTTGAAGATCTTGCTTCGGGTTTTGGTGGTGGAGTAGGCCAAAACCTTGACTTAAACAGATCCAGAATGAATTCATG GGTATGGGGAGAAGTAAGTGATTGCTGGATGGGTAAAAGAAATAATGGAGGAGATGATCATAATCATATAGGGGTTTCAGCAGctataaagatgaagaaaatgaaaggaagaaggaaggtgagGGAACCTAGGTTTTGCTTCAAAACAATGAGTGATGTAGATGTGTTGGATGATGGATACAAATGGAGGAAGTACGGACAGAAAGTGGTCAAGAACACTCAGCATCCCAG AAGCTACTACCGTTGCACACAAGACACATGTCGAGTAAAGAAACGTGTAGAGCGACTAGCTGAAGATCCAAGAATGGTGATAACCACATATGAAGGAAGACATGCTCACTCTCCATCAAACGAACTTGAAGAATCACAAACTCAATCTGAACTTGCTAATTTCTTCTGGTAG